The following proteins come from a genomic window of Acinetobacter sp. SAAs474:
- a CDS encoding NAD(P)H-binding protein, translating to MKKVIVIGASGHTSQQIIPRLLEQADVQLTLFSRNIKELKTLEDKCVRLIEGNANNLESLTDAIQGQDIVISTMGDMDLDVKTENIVQVMQKLRVQHLIAISAGGIYDELPEAFNDWDKHMVGYTRPINLRTAEVIEQSSLQYTILRPVWLTDKNMN from the coding sequence ATGAAAAAGGTCATCGTGATTGGTGCAAGTGGTCATACATCCCAACAGATTATTCCTAGACTACTTGAGCAAGCTGATGTACAACTAACACTATTCTCTCGCAATATCAAAGAATTAAAAACATTAGAAGATAAATGTGTCCGTTTGATTGAAGGAAATGCAAATAATTTAGAGAGCTTAACAGATGCAATTCAAGGCCAAGATATTGTTATTAGTACAATGGGTGATATGGACTTAGATGTTAAAACTGAAAATATTGTTCAAGTAATGCAGAAATTACGAGTACAACACTTAATCGCCATTAGTGCTGGTGGTATTTATGATGAGTTGCCAGAAGCATTTAATGATTGGGATAAACACATGGTTGGCTATACTCGTCCAATTAACCTAAGAACAGCAGAAGTGATTGAACAATCTTCACTGCAATATACGATTTTACGTCCTGTCTGGCTTACAGATAAGAATATGAACTGA
- a CDS encoding aldo/keto reductase: MQYTYLGRTGLQVSRITLGTMNFGELTNEADSFKIMDEAIDQGINFFDTADVYGGPQSPDMEKGFGTSEEIIGRWLAQGGRRDKIILATKVYQPMDTGVNDLRLSAYHIKRACEASLKRLKTDHIDIYQMHHIDRQTPWEEIWQAMEQLIREGKITYVGSSNFAGWDIATAQCSANARHQLGLVSEQSLYNLTQRSIELEVIPALRHFGIGLIPWSPIGMGTLGGVFDELPQGSRRATAGLQQRIQALRPQLEAYEKLCAELGQRPALVALAWLLHNPAVTSVISGVRTVEQLQENIKALDIQLSLETLAKLDEIWPPCGEAPQAYAW; this comes from the coding sequence ATGCAATATACATATTTGGGACGTACAGGATTACAAGTCAGCCGTATTACACTGGGTACAATGAATTTTGGTGAGTTGACCAATGAAGCTGATAGTTTCAAAATTATGGATGAAGCTATAGATCAAGGAATTAATTTCTTTGATACCGCAGATGTGTATGGTGGCCCACAATCACCTGATATGGAAAAAGGTTTTGGGACATCAGAAGAGATCATTGGTCGCTGGTTAGCACAAGGTGGTCGCAGGGATAAAATTATTCTCGCCACTAAAGTTTATCAACCAATGGATACTGGTGTGAATGATCTTAGATTATCTGCGTATCACATCAAACGTGCCTGTGAAGCCAGTTTAAAGCGTTTAAAAACAGATCATATTGATATTTATCAAATGCACCATATTGATCGTCAGACTCCTTGGGAAGAAATCTGGCAAGCAATGGAGCAGTTGATTCGTGAGGGCAAAATTACTTATGTGGGTAGTAGTAATTTTGCAGGTTGGGATATTGCCACCGCTCAATGTAGTGCAAATGCTCGCCATCAACTTGGTTTGGTATCAGAACAAAGCCTATATAACCTGACCCAACGTAGTATTGAGCTGGAAGTCATCCCTGCATTACGTCATTTTGGTATTGGTTTAATTCCGTGGAGTCCAATTGGTATGGGTACATTAGGTGGTGTATTTGATGAGCTTCCACAAGGTAGCCGTAGAGCAACTGCAGGACTACAACAGCGAATCCAAGCACTTCGCCCACAACTTGAAGCCTATGAAAAACTGTGTGCTGAATTGGGTCAAAGACCAGCTTTAGTTGCATTGGCATGGTTACTTCATAATCCTGCTGTAACTTCTGTGATTAGTGGTGTTCGTACCGTAGAACAATTGCAGGAAAATATCAAAGCATTGGATATACAGCTTTCACTAGAAACACTGGCAAAACTTGATGAGATTTGGCCGCCTTGTGGAGAAGCACCACAAGCTTATGCTTGGTAA
- a CDS encoding MFS transporter, whose amino-acid sequence MTPAHQSSEIEQQPAYWSGVFAMTLCVFALIASEFMPMSLLTPIASDLSVTEGLAGYGIAISGVFAVMTSLSISRLAGDMNRKTLLLWLTALMAISSAVVALAPNYWVYIFGRVLIGVVVGGFWSMSAATAIRLVPTTSVPKALAIFNSGNALATVVALPLGSYLGAMIGWRGAFFCLVPIAILAFIWQWISLPSLKNQRSVSNSSGGIFQLLSQRIVLIGMLATGLLFMGQFSLYTYIRPFLEKVTQINVSTLSFTLFVIGIMGFVGTLLISIVLKRHFYGTLIAIPLLMAAIAFTLIGFGTWTILVIIMLGLWGLLGTAAPVGWWSWIAQTFPNNAEAGGGLFVAIVQLCIALGSMLGGLLFDHHGYQATFFVSAVLLIISAVFTLWVSRLKVA is encoded by the coding sequence ATGACACCTGCACATCAATCTTCTGAGATCGAACAGCAGCCTGCATATTGGAGTGGTGTATTTGCCATGACTTTATGTGTATTTGCTCTGATTGCTTCTGAATTTATGCCTATGAGTTTATTGACACCCATTGCCAGTGATTTAAGTGTCACTGAGGGGCTGGCAGGATATGGTATTGCGATTTCAGGTGTATTTGCCGTTATGACCAGTCTGTCGATTTCTCGTCTGGCAGGCGATATGAACCGTAAAACCTTACTGCTTTGGTTAACCGCCTTAATGGCGATTTCTAGTGCAGTGGTGGCACTTGCTCCAAATTACTGGGTCTATATATTTGGTCGGGTGTTGATTGGTGTTGTTGTCGGTGGTTTTTGGTCAATGTCCGCAGCAACCGCAATTCGTCTTGTACCGACCACATCTGTTCCTAAAGCCTTAGCTATTTTTAATAGTGGGAATGCTTTAGCGACTGTGGTTGCACTACCTCTAGGAAGTTATTTAGGTGCAATGATTGGCTGGCGTGGAGCTTTTTTTTGTTTAGTCCCCATTGCAATTTTAGCTTTTATTTGGCAATGGATTAGTTTGCCGTCATTAAAAAATCAAAGGTCTGTATCTAACTCATCAGGTGGCATATTCCAGTTATTAAGTCAGCGTATTGTACTAATTGGGATGTTGGCAACAGGCTTGCTCTTTATGGGGCAATTCTCACTCTATACCTATATTCGTCCATTTTTAGAAAAAGTAACACAGATCAATGTTTCCACTTTATCTTTTACTTTATTCGTCATTGGTATCATGGGTTTTGTTGGCACATTACTGATTAGTATTGTTTTAAAACGTCATTTTTACGGCACTTTAATTGCAATTCCACTACTTATGGCAGCGATTGCATTCACACTGATTGGCTTTGGTACATGGACAATTTTAGTCATTATCATGCTTGGTTTGTGGGGATTACTCGGAACGGCTGCACCTGTGGGATGGTGGAGTTGGATTGCTCAAACATTCCCAAACAATGCCGAAGCTGGCGGTGGTTTATTTGTGGCAATTGTACAGCTTTGTATCGCATTAGGTTCAATGCTTGGCGGTTTGTTATTTGACCATCATGGTTATCAGGCAACATTTTTTGTAAGTGCAGTTTTGTTAATTATTTCAGCGGTATTTACCTTATGGGTTTCCCGACTGAAAGTAGCCTAA
- a CDS encoding LysR family transcriptional regulator, with protein sequence MISRENYNDLHAFLMVTREGSFTKAAGKLGVSQSALSHSIRGLEERLGILLLNRTTRSVSPTEAGERLRQTISASFDQIDNELTLLNTFRDTPAGKIKINASSHAIQHILIPKLTKIAHLYPDVEVEFSANSGMVDIVAEHFDAGVRFGSRVADGMVAVRIGEDVKMAVVATPDYFQHYGIPNAPKDLDQYPCIGFRLMTQGGIYAWEFEKDNQGFKVKINAKWVFNESFDIVHAVKSGMGLAYIPKDMVEKEIQQGDLIQVLEEYSIQFSGYHLYYPHRRQQSSALKLVIDTLRF encoded by the coding sequence TTGATTAGCAGAGAAAATTATAATGATTTACATGCTTTTCTCATGGTCACAAGAGAAGGTAGTTTTACCAAGGCAGCAGGTAAACTTGGAGTTTCACAATCTGCCTTGAGTCATAGCATTCGTGGTCTGGAAGAACGTCTAGGGATATTATTACTGAATCGTACTACTCGTAGCGTATCACCCACCGAAGCAGGTGAACGACTAAGACAAACAATTAGTGCCAGTTTTGACCAAATTGATAATGAACTGACCTTACTTAATACCTTTCGGGATACGCCAGCAGGTAAGATAAAAATCAATGCCAGTAGTCATGCCATACAACATATCCTAATTCCTAAACTGACAAAAATTGCCCACCTTTATCCTGATGTCGAAGTGGAGTTTAGTGCCAACAGTGGCATGGTTGATATTGTTGCTGAGCATTTTGATGCAGGAGTCAGGTTTGGTAGCCGAGTCGCGGATGGTATGGTCGCTGTGAGAATTGGCGAAGATGTAAAAATGGCAGTTGTGGCAACACCTGATTATTTCCAACATTATGGTATCCCCAATGCTCCAAAAGATTTAGATCAATATCCCTGTATTGGATTCAGGTTAATGACTCAGGGGGGGATTTACGCATGGGAATTTGAAAAAGATAATCAGGGGTTTAAAGTTAAGATAAATGCTAAATGGGTATTTAATGAGAGCTTTGATATTGTCCACGCTGTTAAATCGGGTATGGGATTAGCATATATTCCAAAGGATATGGTCGAAAAAGAAATTCAACAAGGTGACTTAATTCAGGTTTTAGAAGAATATAGTATCCAGTTTTCAGGTTATCACCTTTATTACCCACATCGCAGACAGCAATCCTCGGCTTTAAAATTGGTGATTGATACTTTACGATTCTAA
- the greA gene encoding transcription elongation factor GreA yields MQRYPMTPEGKLALEKELQQLKSVDRPRIIAAIAEAREHGDLKENAEYHAAREQQGFCEGRIQDIEGKLGACQVIEVKKLEQNGRVVFGVTVTIENLDSEERKTYKIVGDDEADFKINKISVNSPIARGLLGKSEGDEVKITTPQGEVEYEIVSVEYL; encoded by the coding sequence ATGCAACGTTATCCTATGACACCTGAAGGCAAATTAGCCTTAGAGAAAGAATTACAACAGCTTAAGTCTGTGGATCGTCCACGTATTATTGCAGCTATTGCAGAAGCACGTGAACATGGGGATTTAAAAGAAAATGCAGAATACCATGCAGCACGTGAGCAACAGGGTTTCTGTGAAGGACGTATCCAAGATATTGAAGGTAAACTAGGCGCATGCCAAGTTATCGAAGTTAAAAAACTGGAACAAAATGGTCGTGTGGTTTTTGGTGTGACCGTCACCATTGAAAACTTGGATAGTGAAGAACGTAAAACCTATAAAATCGTTGGTGATGATGAAGCTGACTTTAAAATCAATAAAATTTCTGTTAACTCACCGATTGCCCGTGGGTTATTAGGTAAAAGTGAAGGTGATGAAGTCAAAATTACTACACCTCAAGGTGAAGTAGAATACGAAATCGTCAGTGTTGAATATTTATAA
- a CDS encoding NAD(P)-dependent alcohol dehydrogenase, with protein sequence MTYAYGATAATNPLEKLTIQRRHVGHHDVKIDIAYCGVCHSDIHQVRSEWDGTQYPCVPGHEIVGRVTEVGKHVSKFHVGDLVGVGCIVDSCRHCTDCEEGLENYCDNMVGTYNFPTPDAPGYTLGGYSQHIVVDENYVLKIKHDEQQLAAVAPLLCAGITTYSPLRHWNIGKGKKVGVVGIGGLGHMGIKLAHAMEAYVVAFTTSESKKQEALSLGADEVVISKDATAMAAHQKSFDLIINTVASSHNLDPFLTLLKRDGTLTLVGVPETPHQSPNVFNLVGKRRSIAGSMIGSIAETQEMLDFCAEHNIVADIELIRADEINTAYERMLKGDVKYRFVIDSKTLKD encoded by the coding sequence ATGACTTATGCTTATGGTGCAACGGCTGCCACGAATCCTTTAGAAAAACTGACCATTCAACGTCGTCATGTTGGGCATCACGATGTAAAAATTGATATTGCTTATTGTGGTGTCTGCCACTCTGATATTCACCAAGTCCGTTCTGAATGGGATGGTACGCAGTATCCTTGTGTGCCAGGCCATGAAATTGTTGGACGAGTGACCGAAGTTGGAAAGCATGTATCTAAGTTTCATGTTGGTGATTTAGTTGGTGTTGGCTGTATTGTAGATAGCTGTCGTCACTGTACTGATTGTGAAGAAGGTCTTGAAAACTACTGTGACAATATGGTCGGTACATATAACTTTCCCACACCTGATGCACCTGGTTATACATTAGGTGGTTATTCTCAACATATCGTAGTAGATGAAAACTATGTATTAAAGATTAAGCACGATGAACAGCAACTCGCTGCTGTCGCTCCGTTACTGTGTGCAGGGATTACGACTTACTCGCCATTACGTCACTGGAATATAGGGAAAGGCAAAAAAGTAGGTGTCGTGGGTATTGGTGGCTTGGGACACATGGGTATTAAACTGGCTCATGCAATGGAGGCATATGTTGTAGCCTTTACGACATCTGAATCAAAAAAACAGGAAGCTCTCTCTTTAGGTGCAGATGAAGTAGTCATTTCTAAAGATGCAACTGCAATGGCAGCTCACCAAAAAAGTTTTGATCTGATCATTAATACGGTAGCTTCATCTCACAATCTTGATCCATTTTTAACCTTGCTCAAACGTGATGGAACATTAACTTTAGTCGGTGTGCCTGAAACACCACACCAATCACCTAATGTATTTAATCTCGTTGGTAAGCGTCGTTCGATTGCAGGTTCAATGATCGGCAGCATTGCCGAGACACAGGAAATGTTAGACTTCTGTGCCGAGCATAACATTGTGGCTGATATTGAGTTAATCCGTGCTGATGAAATTAATACAGCCTATGAACGTATGCTTAAAGGTGATGTGAAATATCGTTTTGTGATTGATAGCAAAACTTTAAAAGATTAA